The DNA window GCAATGACGGCCTCTGTTCCCGAGCAATAGAAGCCGATACTTTATACTATTGGCAGTTCAGCGATGTCACAGCCGAAAGCGGTATCAAATACGATGAACTGCATGCCGAACCCTTATTCTTCGATGCCGATAACGACGGTTATCTGGATATCTATATCACCTCCGTTTACGAAAACGACCGAAGCTACTTGTATCACAACAATCAAGACGGCACTTTCACTGACATCACATATTTAAGCGGGAGCAGAGTGTACAACGGCTGGTCTTGTGCAACCGCAGATATAAACCGTGACGGCCTTACGGATCTGGTGATCGGGAGCGGAAACGGCACCAAGATATTGAGCAATGTGACACTGAATAGCAACAAAGCACTCTACCTGAAACCGGTTCATAAAGACGGCGGAATCGAATTGATCGAGGTGAATAAGGACACCCCCATCCATCCCAACAGCCCGGCATTTGGTTGTCGCGTTGTGCTTACATATCTGGATAAAAAGGGTAAAGAACATAGTTTAATCCGCGAATTGAGCTCGGCAAAAGGCTCCACCACTCAGAACAGCCCCGAGCTACATTTCGGTATCGGACAAAACAAAGTGAAGGCATACGAAATCTGGAGGCCTTAGCCATGAGAAACATCCGCACAAACATCTTCAACCCTGTGTCGGCAGATATTGCCGACTTTCTACCGGATCATGTGATCAGTTTTGAAGATAGCATTATCTCGGCTGTAGTTCCATTCAATAAATTCAGTGGTTCCTGGGAAGACAAGAGAGACCGCATCTGTCTGCCGGGATTGATTGATCTACATGTACATCTTTCACAGTATCGCATCAGGGGGCTCTACCACCCAGCTCTGCTGCCCTGGCTGGAGCAAAGCGTGTTTCCCGAAGAAGAGAGAAGCCGCAATCCGTTTTATGCGGAAACCTTGAGCAGGGATTTTTTTCATGCACTAATCAATGCTGGCACCACTTACTCTATCATCTACACTGCCCCTTACCGTGAAAGCGCACAAATCGCTTTTGAGGTTGCGCAACAAATGGGTATCCGGGCAAAGATAGGTATGACTATGATGAATATAAATGCCCCGGAAGCTCTGCTGCAAAGTACGGATTACGCTATCAAACACAGTATCGAACTCTTCGAGAAGTGGCATGACCAGAGCTTGCAATATATCTTCACTCCCAGATTTGCCCCCACCTGTAGCGCAACGCTGATGCATGAAATAGGAAAGTTTGCCCATGATAACGATGCATTCATCCAAACCCATTTGTCCGAAAATCCGGAAGAGATTGCTTGGGTAAAGAAGATATTCGGCAGAAATTCCTACACTGAAATATATGCCAAACATGGCATTCTGGGCAAGAAGACCATATTGGGGCATGCAATTCATCTGGCAGATGCAGAACTGGATATACTAAAAGAAAGCGGTTCATCCATAGCCCACTGTCCGGATTCCAATTTTTACCTGAAGAGTGGCGAGTATCCCTTACGACGCATCGACAATCATCATATACCCTTTGGTTTGGGCAGTGATGTAGGCGCAGGGACATCACTGAATATGCTCTATCATGCCAAAATGATGAATTACCGCCAAACATCTGATCCCATTATCCCGGAGGAAATGCTCTACCGCATCACCCTGGGAAGTGCAAAAATAGCGGGAATGGACAATGCAATCGGCTCTCTGGAGCAGGGTAAGGACGCTGACATGGTGTTTTATAGAGTACCTTCCGGTTTCGATATCTCAGAGCAAAGCTTGGGTCAATTGTGCTTTTCTCCTGATTCCTTTGCGATCTCCGAAGTGCTGGTCTTGGGTAAAGATATGCTGAGTAGTTCATAGCCTGTTTGGTTCTGTAACTCTCACCAGTTTGAGAATCTAGCTTCCTCTGGTCTACTCAATGAAGGATCGTTCAATGCTACATCCTGACTGTTTTGCCAAGATGTTGATGTCAATCAATATAACAATGCAATTGGAATCCTTCTTGCATTAGTGTTGTTTACAGCGTTTTGCTTTAGTGATAGGGCAAAACAGAATTGTTATATAATAAGTGATATATGAGATAAGGAGATGTTGTGAAACAGATAACACTGATAACGCTACTAATGTGTTCATTTGCCATTCTTTCAGCAGCTTTACTGTGGGAAGATGCGGTAGCCATCCGCCAGGGTGTGAACATCGAGTGGTTCCGCACAGGTACCGCCACCAATGACGGTGGCGCCATATATGTGTGGAGCGACACCAAGAATGGAGAGCGCGATCTATGGGCTCAGAAAGTGGATGCCAATGGAAATATGACCTGGAATGAGCCGATATTGATAGACGGTAAACCGGATCGTCAGGAAGACCCTGTAATTACTGCCACAAGTGACGGGAACTACATAATCGCCTGGATCGATTTTTCTGACGATTTAGACGGCAATGTGTATGCTCAGAAGATCAACAATCAAGGGCAATTGTTGTGGGCAGCCGGCGGTAAACCTGTTTGCGTAACTCCCAATGAACAATTGGGTTTGAATATGGAAGCAGACAATAATGGTGGAGCATTCATTGTGTGGGGAGACAGCCGAAATACCAGTAAAGACCTTTATGCTCAAAGACTGTCTTCCAGTGGCGATCCCCTTTGGACATTAAATGGAATCTCTGTGGCAAACGGAATGGGTGATGAAATCCAAAACACGATGCTCCCTGACGGACAGGGCGGCATGATGTTGGGCTATACTCACACTTACGCCAGCGATTCCGATATCTATGCCAAACGTTTCGATGCCAATGGCACTATGACTTGGTCACAGGAACTTGCCCTGGCGGTGGTTCCTGGCAATCAAACCGGTGTGCGTATGGCGGGAATTGGGAATGGGGAATTTGTCTTCACATGGTCTGATCAACGCAATGCGGATACAGACATCTACGGACAAAAAGTGAACATCTCGGGACAGAAATTGTGGTCTGAACCCTTCATCGTGTTTTCCGATCAAACTTCATCGTCTCCTGCTGCTCAAACCAATCCCCGTATCCAAAGCACTTCAGACGGCGGAGCAGTGATAGTATGGGAAGATTATCGACTGGATTCGCAGAACTGCGAACTGTTTGCTCAGAAACTTAACGCTGCCGGAACCAAATTGTGGGGAGAAGCGGCTATAGCTATTACTAATGCCGATTTTGCTCAGACAGGTCAACGTATGGCCGCAGACAACAGTGGCGGAGTGTACATTGTATGGGATGATCTTCGCAACGGAAACACCCCTAATGATGACATTTATGCCCAGCATCTTTCAGCTTCTGGAGAAGCTCTCTGGACTGCTGGAGGAAAAGTAATCTGCAACGCTGCTTACATGCAAAACGGGAGCTTGGTGAAGGTCTCCGGTGACAACATATTCATCAATTGGATGGACGCCAGAAACGGCAGCATCGGCATCTATTATCAAGTATTGAACGCCTCCGGAGTGTCACAACTCGCAGAAAACGGAGTGGAAGTGTTTTGGGGCCTCAGTGGCGATACTCCCATCAATCAGTATCAGATCTTGCCTCGCAGTAACGACACTGTGATAATATGGCAAGACACTCGTTATGCTTCCGAAGGTTACCGCTTGTTCTACCAAATCCTGAATGAAGATGGTCAGACTCTGTTGGAAACCAATGGCAGACCCATTACTCTGCAAGGTTTAGGACACCAAAAAGACGCTCATTCCACAGTTACCGAAGATGGTCACATCGCGATAGTGTGGAGAGATGAACGCTCCGGAACCTCTACTATATACGCTCAACTGAT is part of the Candidatus Cloacimonadota bacterium genome and encodes:
- a CDS encoding amidohydrolase family protein; the protein is MRNIRTNIFNPVSADIADFLPDHVISFEDSIISAVVPFNKFSGSWEDKRDRICLPGLIDLHVHLSQYRIRGLYHPALLPWLEQSVFPEEERSRNPFYAETLSRDFFHALINAGTTYSIIYTAPYRESAQIAFEVAQQMGIRAKIGMTMMNINAPEALLQSTDYAIKHSIELFEKWHDQSLQYIFTPRFAPTCSATLMHEIGKFAHDNDAFIQTHLSENPEEIAWVKKIFGRNSYTEIYAKHGILGKKTILGHAIHLADAELDILKESGSSIAHCPDSNFYLKSGEYPLRRIDNHHIPFGLGSDVGAGTSLNMLYHAKMMNYRQTSDPIIPEEMLYRITLGSAKIAGMDNAIGSLEQGKDADMVFYRVPSGFDISEQSLGQLCFSPDSFAISEVLVLGKDMLSSS
- a CDS encoding FlgD immunoglobulin-like domain containing protein; this translates as MKQITLITLLMCSFAILSAALLWEDAVAIRQGVNIEWFRTGTATNDGGAIYVWSDTKNGERDLWAQKVDANGNMTWNEPILIDGKPDRQEDPVITATSDGNYIIAWIDFSDDLDGNVYAQKINNQGQLLWAAGGKPVCVTPNEQLGLNMEADNNGGAFIVWGDSRNTSKDLYAQRLSSSGDPLWTLNGISVANGMGDEIQNTMLPDGQGGMMLGYTHTYASDSDIYAKRFDANGTMTWSQELALAVVPGNQTGVRMAGIGNGEFVFTWSDQRNADTDIYGQKVNISGQKLWSEPFIVFSDQTSSSPAAQTNPRIQSTSDGGAVIVWEDYRLDSQNCELFAQKLNAAGTKLWGEAAIAITNADFAQTGQRMAADNSGGVYIVWDDLRNGNTPNDDIYAQHLSASGEALWTAGGKVICNAAYMQNGSLVKVSGDNIFINWMDARNGSIGIYYQVLNASGVSQLAENGVEVFWGLSGDTPINQYQILPRSNDTVIIWQDTRYASEGYRLFYQILNEDGQTLLETNGRPITLQGLGHQKDAHSTVTEDGHIAIVWRDERSGTSTIYAQLISPTGERLWGDNGMKMTEADPLSHKDPRISYFNNSFYIGWSEMEAIGMSFSYHVYGQRIVDGNKMWGPNGKLVSVLTGSSRVHETTITDIIEDMYVWHKIITATDTQTIWAKRLGDDGNAYPGWPEAGVQTTTLGDGIVQLTPMAARTNQGTYITWRDNRNGPMKYFAQMISPNGERLWGEDGIVLSDSGNEQEFAEIAVVHNGIVTTWCENINGMHDIKAKKLFFDGSDLWNEMGYFVVQKDSSQTKPTIVGFDGAGMMVAWVEYFTEDSDIYYNYMNANGDLVPNSNGVTLSGAAKSQYGPRGVELNDTAVVVWADGRSSGKTEILGLYAMRVSNETVSLNDPVAPSVTRPTLRQNYPNPFNPHTSIALTMPTSGKIQLKIYNAKGQMVKTLFDGALEKGEHSFTWDGKDSNGNSVSSGVYFYSAQNASGTQSRKMLLMK